From one Excalfactoria chinensis isolate bCotChi1 chromosome 9, bCotChi1.hap2, whole genome shotgun sequence genomic stretch:
- the PRSS56 gene encoding serine protease 56 isoform X3 gives MEQGGKRMRGVVRMVCLSSPVMLLLLQLAGGAPMGQGLYPMPASVLQGRCGIRADPPTNSTAPRGRIMGGSEARRGAWPWLVSVRLHGELVCGGVLVSHAWALTAAHCFNGNQNELAWTVVVGDHELGKVDPGERAVPVRRIVPHPKFNPKTFHGDLALLELAEPLAPLGTVSPVCLPSGTTEPSPGTPCHIAGWGSLYEEGPSAEVVMEAQVPLLSQETCRAALGRELLTSTMFCAGYLSGGIDSCQGDSGGPLVCQDPSSQDFVLYGITSWGDGCGERGKPGVYTRVAAFADWLSLQMDPVPGSREPSCFDLLALSQLPPEQQPLERTRLCSFYVGSCRASPSRAGCTHLADETCRARMRRCELHSYAQTLVGLLRQAGDFIRNQLDFSFLTRTLPQLLGKIYGHLFPVRIRRDAPDSVMAKHPESEGPLRPPHRQLPTFREFFGSVGPRLQDWVQALRATAGGSTQVPTPDKELLPGETWLFLQQGEEMVEELVGQGRAFLTQLRAELNLDTPLEAMQAPGEPTGELIKNPVLNRSVPREKRELVPTVPGLEEEGEEAGTGRAAACPGLNASALRVGVVQELYAWVLQVPEPDLAMTFQEILVDLSSKNTKGLYRAQVRATVGGRPTAFAGLVGLESDSLARSMPGLVALALEALKT, from the exons TGTACCCCATGCCAGCTAGCGTCCTGCAAG GGCGCTGCGGGATCCGGGCGGACCCCCCCACCAACAGCACAGCCCCACGAGGACGCATCATGGGCGGCAGTGAGGCCCGGCGTGGGGCTTGGCCATGGCTGGTGTCGGTGCGGCTGCACGGGGAGTTGGTGTGCGGTGGGGTGCTGGTGAGCCACGCGTGGGCCCTCACTGCCGCCCACTGCTTCAACGG GAACCAGAATGAGTTGGCGTGGACGGTGGTGGTGGGTGACCACGAACTGGGCAAGGTGGACCCCGGGGAGCGGGCAGTGCCCGTGCGGCGCATCGTGCCTCACCCCAAG TTCAACCCCAAGACGTTTCATGGGGATCTGGCGCTGTTGGAGCTGGCAGAGCCACTGGCTCCATTGGGCACCGTGAGCCCCGTGTGCCTGCCCAGCGGTACCACCGAGCCCAGCCCAGGAACCCCCTGCCACATCGCAGGGTGGGGGTCCCTGTATGAAG AGGGGCCATCAGCCGAGGTGGTGATGGAGGCACAGGTGCCTCTGCTCAGCCAGGAGACGTGCCGGGCAGCCCTGGGCAGAGAGCTGCTCACCAGCACCATGTTCTGTGCCGGGTATCTGTCCGGGGGCATCGATTCCTGCCAG GGTGACTCGGGTGGTCCGCTGGTGTGCCAGGACCCCTCCTCACAGGACTTTGTCCTCTATGGCATCACCTCATGGGGTGATGGCTGTGGTGAGCGGGGCAAACCGGGTGTTTACACTCGTGTGGCTGCCTTTGCCGACTGGCTCAGCCTTCAGATGGACC CTGTTCCTGGCAGCCGGGAGCCAAGCTGCTTTGACCTGCTGGCCCTGTCCCAGCTGCCCCCCGAGCAGCAGCCTCTTGAGCGTACCCGTCTCTGCTCCTTCTATGTGGGGTCCTGCCGGGCCTCCCcaagcagagctggctgcaccCACCTTGCTGATGAGACATGTCGTGCCCGGATGAGGCGATGCG AGCTGCACTCCTATGCCCAGACCCTGGTGGGTCTCCTGCGCCAGGCTGGGGATTTCATCCGAAACCAGCTCGACTTCTCCTTCCTCACCCGCACCTTGCCCCAGCTCCTGGGCAAGATCTATGGGCACCTCTTTCCTGTCCGCATCCGTAGGGATGCCCCAG ACTCAGTGATGGCCAAGCACCCCGAATCTGAGGGACCCCTGAGACCACCCCACAG GCAGCTGCCCACCTTCAGGGAGTTTTTTGGGTCCGTGGGACCGCGGCTGCAGGACTGGGTGCAGGCTCTGAGGGCCACAGCGGGGGGCAGCACCCAGGTACCCACCCCAGACaaggagctgctccctggggAGACATGGCTCTTCTTACAG cagggtgaggagaTGGTGGAGGAGCTGGTGGGACAGGGCAGAGCCTTCCTCACCCAGCTCCGGGCAGAACTGAACCTTGACACCCCCTTGGAGGCTATGCAGGCACCTGGAGAGCCAACTGGAGAGCTAATCAAGAACCCTGTGCTGAACC GGTCAGTGCCAAGGGAGAAACGAGAGCTGGTGCCCACAGTGccagggctggaggaggagggtgaGGAGGCAGGCACAGGCAGAG CTGCAGCTTGCCCTGGCCTCAATGCCTCCGCACTGCGGGTTGGCGTGGTGCAGGAGCTCTACGCCTGGGTGCTGCAGGTGCCAGAGCCAGACCTGGCCATGACCTTCCAGGAG ATCCTGGTGGACCTGAGCTCCAAAAACACCAAGGGGCTGTACCGGGCACAGGTGCGGGCCACAGTGGGCGGCCGACCCACAGCTTTTGCTGGGCTGGTGGGGCTGGAGAGCGACTCGCTGGCACGCAGCATGCCCGGCCTCGTGGCCTTGGCACTTGAGGCTCTGAAAACCTAG
- the PRSS56 gene encoding serine protease 56 isoform X1 has translation MEQGGKRMRGVVRMVCLSSPVMLLLLQLAGGAPMGQGLYPMPASVLQALSSRGTLVLEAALRSALLALEQALAEQQKQRGACGLCAPCLFPPCANITQRCPPPAVPPAMPPSCQALLDAQDLPELPQRHWALSQACSPYLRLCPPQGTQPACTLLSAQRCQHRLQECLLAKAAPDPSMAAAMPGRCGIRADPPTNSTAPRGRIMGGSEARRGAWPWLVSVRLHGELVCGGVLVSHAWALTAAHCFNGNQNELAWTVVVGDHELGKVDPGERAVPVRRIVPHPKFNPKTFHGDLALLELAEPLAPLGTVSPVCLPSGTTEPSPGTPCHIAGWGSLYEEGPSAEVVMEAQVPLLSQETCRAALGRELLTSTMFCAGYLSGGIDSCQGDSGGPLVCQDPSSQDFVLYGITSWGDGCGERGKPGVYTRVAAFADWLSLQMDPVPGSREPSCFDLLALSQLPPEQQPLERTRLCSFYVGSCRASPSRAGCTHLADETCRARMRRCELHSYAQTLVGLLRQAGDFIRNQLDFSFLTRTLPQLLGKIYGHLFPVRIRRDAPDSVMAKHPESEGPLRPPHRQLPTFREFFGSVGPRLQDWVQALRATAGGSTQVPTPDKELLPGETWLFLQQGEEMVEELVGQGRAFLTQLRAELNLDTPLEAMQAPGEPTGELIKNPVLNRSVPREKRELVPTVPGLEEEGEEAGTGRAAACPGLNASALRVGVVQELYAWVLQVPEPDLAMTFQEILVDLSSKNTKGLYRAQVRATVGGRPTAFAGLVGLESDSLARSMPGLVALALEALKT, from the exons TGTACCCCATGCCAGCTAGCGTCCTGCAAG CGCTGTCGAGCCGTGGGACGCTGGTGCTGGAGGCAGCACTGAGGAGTGCGCTGCTGGCGCTGGAGCAGGCActggctgagcagcagaagcagcgGGGTGCCTGTGGGCTCTGTGCCCCCTGCCTCTTCCCTCCCTGTGCCAACATCACCCAACGCTGCCCAC CCCCTGCCGTGCCCCCTGCCATGCCCCCCAGCTGCCAGGCCCTGCTGGATGCCCAGGATCTGCCCGAGCTGCCCCAACGTCACTGGGCTCTGAGCCAGGCGTGTTCCCCCTACCTGCGCCTGTGCCCCCCCCAGGGCACTCAGCCTGCCTGCACCCTGCTCAGTGCCCAGCGCTGCCAGCACCGCCTCCAGGAGTGCC TGCTGGCGAAGGCAGCCCCAGATCCCAGCATGGCAGCAGCGATGCCAG GGCGCTGCGGGATCCGGGCGGACCCCCCCACCAACAGCACAGCCCCACGAGGACGCATCATGGGCGGCAGTGAGGCCCGGCGTGGGGCTTGGCCATGGCTGGTGTCGGTGCGGCTGCACGGGGAGTTGGTGTGCGGTGGGGTGCTGGTGAGCCACGCGTGGGCCCTCACTGCCGCCCACTGCTTCAACGG GAACCAGAATGAGTTGGCGTGGACGGTGGTGGTGGGTGACCACGAACTGGGCAAGGTGGACCCCGGGGAGCGGGCAGTGCCCGTGCGGCGCATCGTGCCTCACCCCAAG TTCAACCCCAAGACGTTTCATGGGGATCTGGCGCTGTTGGAGCTGGCAGAGCCACTGGCTCCATTGGGCACCGTGAGCCCCGTGTGCCTGCCCAGCGGTACCACCGAGCCCAGCCCAGGAACCCCCTGCCACATCGCAGGGTGGGGGTCCCTGTATGAAG AGGGGCCATCAGCCGAGGTGGTGATGGAGGCACAGGTGCCTCTGCTCAGCCAGGAGACGTGCCGGGCAGCCCTGGGCAGAGAGCTGCTCACCAGCACCATGTTCTGTGCCGGGTATCTGTCCGGGGGCATCGATTCCTGCCAG GGTGACTCGGGTGGTCCGCTGGTGTGCCAGGACCCCTCCTCACAGGACTTTGTCCTCTATGGCATCACCTCATGGGGTGATGGCTGTGGTGAGCGGGGCAAACCGGGTGTTTACACTCGTGTGGCTGCCTTTGCCGACTGGCTCAGCCTTCAGATGGACC CTGTTCCTGGCAGCCGGGAGCCAAGCTGCTTTGACCTGCTGGCCCTGTCCCAGCTGCCCCCCGAGCAGCAGCCTCTTGAGCGTACCCGTCTCTGCTCCTTCTATGTGGGGTCCTGCCGGGCCTCCCcaagcagagctggctgcaccCACCTTGCTGATGAGACATGTCGTGCCCGGATGAGGCGATGCG AGCTGCACTCCTATGCCCAGACCCTGGTGGGTCTCCTGCGCCAGGCTGGGGATTTCATCCGAAACCAGCTCGACTTCTCCTTCCTCACCCGCACCTTGCCCCAGCTCCTGGGCAAGATCTATGGGCACCTCTTTCCTGTCCGCATCCGTAGGGATGCCCCAG ACTCAGTGATGGCCAAGCACCCCGAATCTGAGGGACCCCTGAGACCACCCCACAG GCAGCTGCCCACCTTCAGGGAGTTTTTTGGGTCCGTGGGACCGCGGCTGCAGGACTGGGTGCAGGCTCTGAGGGCCACAGCGGGGGGCAGCACCCAGGTACCCACCCCAGACaaggagctgctccctggggAGACATGGCTCTTCTTACAG cagggtgaggagaTGGTGGAGGAGCTGGTGGGACAGGGCAGAGCCTTCCTCACCCAGCTCCGGGCAGAACTGAACCTTGACACCCCCTTGGAGGCTATGCAGGCACCTGGAGAGCCAACTGGAGAGCTAATCAAGAACCCTGTGCTGAACC GGTCAGTGCCAAGGGAGAAACGAGAGCTGGTGCCCACAGTGccagggctggaggaggagggtgaGGAGGCAGGCACAGGCAGAG CTGCAGCTTGCCCTGGCCTCAATGCCTCCGCACTGCGGGTTGGCGTGGTGCAGGAGCTCTACGCCTGGGTGCTGCAGGTGCCAGAGCCAGACCTGGCCATGACCTTCCAGGAG ATCCTGGTGGACCTGAGCTCCAAAAACACCAAGGGGCTGTACCGGGCACAGGTGCGGGCCACAGTGGGCGGCCGACCCACAGCTTTTGCTGGGCTGGTGGGGCTGGAGAGCGACTCGCTGGCACGCAGCATGCCCGGCCTCGTGGCCTTGGCACTTGAGGCTCTGAAAACCTAG
- the PRSS56 gene encoding serine protease 56 isoform X2 encodes MEQGGKRMRGVVRMVCLSSPVMLLLLQLAGGAPMGQGLYPMPASVLQALSSRGTLVLEAALRSALLALEQALAEQQKQRGACGLCAPCLFPPCANITQRCPRRCGIRADPPTNSTAPRGRIMGGSEARRGAWPWLVSVRLHGELVCGGVLVSHAWALTAAHCFNGNQNELAWTVVVGDHELGKVDPGERAVPVRRIVPHPKFNPKTFHGDLALLELAEPLAPLGTVSPVCLPSGTTEPSPGTPCHIAGWGSLYEEGPSAEVVMEAQVPLLSQETCRAALGRELLTSTMFCAGYLSGGIDSCQGDSGGPLVCQDPSSQDFVLYGITSWGDGCGERGKPGVYTRVAAFADWLSLQMDPVPGSREPSCFDLLALSQLPPEQQPLERTRLCSFYVGSCRASPSRAGCTHLADETCRARMRRCELHSYAQTLVGLLRQAGDFIRNQLDFSFLTRTLPQLLGKIYGHLFPVRIRRDAPDSVMAKHPESEGPLRPPHRQLPTFREFFGSVGPRLQDWVQALRATAGGSTQVPTPDKELLPGETWLFLQQGEEMVEELVGQGRAFLTQLRAELNLDTPLEAMQAPGEPTGELIKNPVLNRSVPREKRELVPTVPGLEEEGEEAGTGRAAACPGLNASALRVGVVQELYAWVLQVPEPDLAMTFQEILVDLSSKNTKGLYRAQVRATVGGRPTAFAGLVGLESDSLARSMPGLVALALEALKT; translated from the exons TGTACCCCATGCCAGCTAGCGTCCTGCAAG CGCTGTCGAGCCGTGGGACGCTGGTGCTGGAGGCAGCACTGAGGAGTGCGCTGCTGGCGCTGGAGCAGGCActggctgagcagcagaagcagcgGGGTGCCTGTGGGCTCTGTGCCCCCTGCCTCTTCCCTCCCTGTGCCAACATCACCCAACGCTGCCCAC GGCGCTGCGGGATCCGGGCGGACCCCCCCACCAACAGCACAGCCCCACGAGGACGCATCATGGGCGGCAGTGAGGCCCGGCGTGGGGCTTGGCCATGGCTGGTGTCGGTGCGGCTGCACGGGGAGTTGGTGTGCGGTGGGGTGCTGGTGAGCCACGCGTGGGCCCTCACTGCCGCCCACTGCTTCAACGG GAACCAGAATGAGTTGGCGTGGACGGTGGTGGTGGGTGACCACGAACTGGGCAAGGTGGACCCCGGGGAGCGGGCAGTGCCCGTGCGGCGCATCGTGCCTCACCCCAAG TTCAACCCCAAGACGTTTCATGGGGATCTGGCGCTGTTGGAGCTGGCAGAGCCACTGGCTCCATTGGGCACCGTGAGCCCCGTGTGCCTGCCCAGCGGTACCACCGAGCCCAGCCCAGGAACCCCCTGCCACATCGCAGGGTGGGGGTCCCTGTATGAAG AGGGGCCATCAGCCGAGGTGGTGATGGAGGCACAGGTGCCTCTGCTCAGCCAGGAGACGTGCCGGGCAGCCCTGGGCAGAGAGCTGCTCACCAGCACCATGTTCTGTGCCGGGTATCTGTCCGGGGGCATCGATTCCTGCCAG GGTGACTCGGGTGGTCCGCTGGTGTGCCAGGACCCCTCCTCACAGGACTTTGTCCTCTATGGCATCACCTCATGGGGTGATGGCTGTGGTGAGCGGGGCAAACCGGGTGTTTACACTCGTGTGGCTGCCTTTGCCGACTGGCTCAGCCTTCAGATGGACC CTGTTCCTGGCAGCCGGGAGCCAAGCTGCTTTGACCTGCTGGCCCTGTCCCAGCTGCCCCCCGAGCAGCAGCCTCTTGAGCGTACCCGTCTCTGCTCCTTCTATGTGGGGTCCTGCCGGGCCTCCCcaagcagagctggctgcaccCACCTTGCTGATGAGACATGTCGTGCCCGGATGAGGCGATGCG AGCTGCACTCCTATGCCCAGACCCTGGTGGGTCTCCTGCGCCAGGCTGGGGATTTCATCCGAAACCAGCTCGACTTCTCCTTCCTCACCCGCACCTTGCCCCAGCTCCTGGGCAAGATCTATGGGCACCTCTTTCCTGTCCGCATCCGTAGGGATGCCCCAG ACTCAGTGATGGCCAAGCACCCCGAATCTGAGGGACCCCTGAGACCACCCCACAG GCAGCTGCCCACCTTCAGGGAGTTTTTTGGGTCCGTGGGACCGCGGCTGCAGGACTGGGTGCAGGCTCTGAGGGCCACAGCGGGGGGCAGCACCCAGGTACCCACCCCAGACaaggagctgctccctggggAGACATGGCTCTTCTTACAG cagggtgaggagaTGGTGGAGGAGCTGGTGGGACAGGGCAGAGCCTTCCTCACCCAGCTCCGGGCAGAACTGAACCTTGACACCCCCTTGGAGGCTATGCAGGCACCTGGAGAGCCAACTGGAGAGCTAATCAAGAACCCTGTGCTGAACC GGTCAGTGCCAAGGGAGAAACGAGAGCTGGTGCCCACAGTGccagggctggaggaggagggtgaGGAGGCAGGCACAGGCAGAG CTGCAGCTTGCCCTGGCCTCAATGCCTCCGCACTGCGGGTTGGCGTGGTGCAGGAGCTCTACGCCTGGGTGCTGCAGGTGCCAGAGCCAGACCTGGCCATGACCTTCCAGGAG ATCCTGGTGGACCTGAGCTCCAAAAACACCAAGGGGCTGTACCGGGCACAGGTGCGGGCCACAGTGGGCGGCCGACCCACAGCTTTTGCTGGGCTGGTGGGGCTGGAGAGCGACTCGCTGGCACGCAGCATGCCCGGCCTCGTGGCCTTGGCACTTGAGGCTCTGAAAACCTAG
- the CHRND gene encoding acetylcholine receptor subunit delta isoform X2, whose translation MAVLLALFGALVLSGGLCINQEERLIHHLFEERGYNKELRPVASDDEAVDIYLALTLSNLISLKEVDETLTTNVWVEQSWTDYRLQWNTSEFGGVSVLRLLPDMLWLPEIVLENNNDGLFEVAYYCNVLVYNTGYVYWLPPAIFRSACPINVNFFPFDWQNCTLRFSSLAYNAQEISMHLKEESDPETEKYYRVEWIIIDPEGFTENGEWEIIHRPARKNIHPSYPTDSSEHQDITFYLIIKRKPLFYVINIVIPCVLIAFMAILVFYLPADSGEKMTLVISVLLAQSVFLLLVSQRLPATSLAIPLIGKYLLFIMLLVTAVVVICVVVLNFHFRTPSTHIMSDWVKEVFLEILPPLLRMSHPAESPAGAPCIRRCSSAGYIAKAEEYYSVKSRSELMFEKQSERHRLASRVTPARFAPAATSEEQLYDHMKPTLDEANFIVKHMREKNSYNEEKDNWNRVARTLDRLCLFLITPMLVVGTLWIFLMGIYNHPPPLPFSGDPFDYREENKRYI comes from the exons atggcagtgctgctggccttGTTTGGGGCACTGGTGCTGTCGG GTGGGCTCTGCATTAACCAGGAGGAGCGGCTCATTCATCACCTCTTTGAGGAGAGAGGCTACAACAAGGAGCTGCGCCCCGTTGCCTCTGATGATGAGGCTGTGGATATCTACCTGGCCCTCACTCTCTCCAACCTCATCTCTCTG AAAGAGGTGGACGAGACACTCACCACCAACGTATGGGTCGAACAA AGCTGGACTGATTACCGCCTGCAGTGGAACACATCCGAGTTTGGGGGCGTCAGTGTGCTCCGCCTGCTGCCAGACATGCTGTGGCTGCCTGAGATAGTCCTGGAGAACAA CAATGACGGGCTCTTTGAAGTCGCCTACTACTGCAACGTGCTGGTCTACAACACCGGCTATGTCTACTGGCTGCCCCCCGCCATCTTCCGTAGTGCCTGCCCCATCAATGTCAACTTCTTCCCCTTTGATTGGCAGAACTGCACCCTCAGATTCAG CTCACTGGCATACAATGCACAGGAGATCAGCATGCACCTGAAGGAGGAGAGTGACCCAGAGACTGAAAAGTATTACCGGGTGGAGTGGATCATCATTGACCCTGAAGGCTTCACGG AAAATGGCGAGTGGGAAATCATCCACCGCCCAGCCCGCAAGAACATCCACCCCAGTTACCCCACTGACAGCAGCGAGCACCAGGACATCACCTTCTACCTCATCATCAAGCGCAAGCCACTCTTCTACGTCATCAACATTGTCATACCCTGCGTCCTCATTGCCTTTATGGCCATCCTTGTCTTCTACCTGCCTGCTGACA GTGGTGAGAAGATGACTCTGGTGATCTCGGTGCTCCTGGCCCAATCTGTCTTCCTCCTGCTGGTCTCCCAGCGCCTGCCTGCCACCTCCCTTGCCATCCCCCTCATTGGCAA GTACCTCCTGTTCATCATGCTGCTGGTGACGGCTGTGGTGGTGATCTGCGTCGTGGTCCTCAACTTCCATTTCCGCACCCCCAGCACTCACATCATGTCTGACTGGGTCAAAGAG GTGTTCCTGGAGATCCTGCCCCCCTTGCTGCGCATGTCACACCCAGCCGAGAGCCCAGCAGGTGCCCCATGCATCCGGCGCTGCAGCTCGGCCGGGTACATCGCCAAGGCAGAGGAGTACTACAGCGTCAAGTCCCGCAGCGAGCTCATGTTTGAGAAGCAGTCAGAGAGGCACAGGCTGGCCAGCCGTGTCACCCCTGCTC GCTTTGCGCCAGCAGCCACGAGCGAGGAGCAGCTCTATGATCACATGAAACCTACCCTGGATGAGGCCAACTTCATTGTTAAGCATatgagggagaaaaacagctaCAATGAG GAGAAGGACAACTGGAACCGCGTGGCGCGCACCCTGGACCGCCTCTGCCTGTTCCTCATCACCCCCATGCTCGTGGTGGGCACTCTCTGGATCTTCCTCATGGGCATCTACAATCACCCACCaccactgcccttctctggagacCCCTTCGACTACCGGGAGGAGAACAAGCGCTACATATAG
- the CHRND gene encoding acetylcholine receptor subunit delta isoform X1, with the protein MRLGLGWWCLCPSLAHVYPCLSYFMSMCALTSMSSATASALASCTSLSLHGPVSVFVYPCVLCQCMPMCPHMCAIPVPIHMLYIHILYARLPALAWDRHAVHPHPLSASVHPLCLTLSPPGGLCINQEERLIHHLFEERGYNKELRPVASDDEAVDIYLALTLSNLISLKEVDETLTTNVWVEQSWTDYRLQWNTSEFGGVSVLRLLPDMLWLPEIVLENNNDGLFEVAYYCNVLVYNTGYVYWLPPAIFRSACPINVNFFPFDWQNCTLRFSSLAYNAQEISMHLKEESDPETEKYYRVEWIIIDPEGFTENGEWEIIHRPARKNIHPSYPTDSSEHQDITFYLIIKRKPLFYVINIVIPCVLIAFMAILVFYLPADSGEKMTLVISVLLAQSVFLLLVSQRLPATSLAIPLIGKYLLFIMLLVTAVVVICVVVLNFHFRTPSTHIMSDWVKEVFLEILPPLLRMSHPAESPAGAPCIRRCSSAGYIAKAEEYYSVKSRSELMFEKQSERHRLASRVTPARFAPAATSEEQLYDHMKPTLDEANFIVKHMREKNSYNEEKDNWNRVARTLDRLCLFLITPMLVVGTLWIFLMGIYNHPPPLPFSGDPFDYREENKRYI; encoded by the exons ATGAGGTTGGGGCTGGGGTGGTGGTGTCTATGTCCCAGCTTAGCACACGTGTATCCCTGTTTATCCTACTTCATGTCCATGTGTGCACTTACCTCCATGTCCAGTGCAACGGCTTCTGCACTGGCATCTTGTACTAGTTTGTCCCTCCATGGCCctgtatctgtgtttgtatatccCTGTGTTCTGTGTCAATGCATGCCCATGTGTCCCCATATGTGTGCCATTCCTGTGCCTATACATAtgctatatatacatatactatATGCCCGCCTCCCTGCTCTTGCATGGGATCGACATGCTGTGCACCCACACCCTCTGTCTGCCTCTGTCCACCCCCTCTGCCTGACCTTGAGCCCCCCAGGTGGGCTCTGCATTAACCAGGAGGAGCGGCTCATTCATCACCTCTTTGAGGAGAGAGGCTACAACAAGGAGCTGCGCCCCGTTGCCTCTGATGATGAGGCTGTGGATATCTACCTGGCCCTCACTCTCTCCAACCTCATCTCTCTG AAAGAGGTGGACGAGACACTCACCACCAACGTATGGGTCGAACAA AGCTGGACTGATTACCGCCTGCAGTGGAACACATCCGAGTTTGGGGGCGTCAGTGTGCTCCGCCTGCTGCCAGACATGCTGTGGCTGCCTGAGATAGTCCTGGAGAACAA CAATGACGGGCTCTTTGAAGTCGCCTACTACTGCAACGTGCTGGTCTACAACACCGGCTATGTCTACTGGCTGCCCCCCGCCATCTTCCGTAGTGCCTGCCCCATCAATGTCAACTTCTTCCCCTTTGATTGGCAGAACTGCACCCTCAGATTCAG CTCACTGGCATACAATGCACAGGAGATCAGCATGCACCTGAAGGAGGAGAGTGACCCAGAGACTGAAAAGTATTACCGGGTGGAGTGGATCATCATTGACCCTGAAGGCTTCACGG AAAATGGCGAGTGGGAAATCATCCACCGCCCAGCCCGCAAGAACATCCACCCCAGTTACCCCACTGACAGCAGCGAGCACCAGGACATCACCTTCTACCTCATCATCAAGCGCAAGCCACTCTTCTACGTCATCAACATTGTCATACCCTGCGTCCTCATTGCCTTTATGGCCATCCTTGTCTTCTACCTGCCTGCTGACA GTGGTGAGAAGATGACTCTGGTGATCTCGGTGCTCCTGGCCCAATCTGTCTTCCTCCTGCTGGTCTCCCAGCGCCTGCCTGCCACCTCCCTTGCCATCCCCCTCATTGGCAA GTACCTCCTGTTCATCATGCTGCTGGTGACGGCTGTGGTGGTGATCTGCGTCGTGGTCCTCAACTTCCATTTCCGCACCCCCAGCACTCACATCATGTCTGACTGGGTCAAAGAG GTGTTCCTGGAGATCCTGCCCCCCTTGCTGCGCATGTCACACCCAGCCGAGAGCCCAGCAGGTGCCCCATGCATCCGGCGCTGCAGCTCGGCCGGGTACATCGCCAAGGCAGAGGAGTACTACAGCGTCAAGTCCCGCAGCGAGCTCATGTTTGAGAAGCAGTCAGAGAGGCACAGGCTGGCCAGCCGTGTCACCCCTGCTC GCTTTGCGCCAGCAGCCACGAGCGAGGAGCAGCTCTATGATCACATGAAACCTACCCTGGATGAGGCCAACTTCATTGTTAAGCATatgagggagaaaaacagctaCAATGAG GAGAAGGACAACTGGAACCGCGTGGCGCGCACCCTGGACCGCCTCTGCCTGTTCCTCATCACCCCCATGCTCGTGGTGGGCACTCTCTGGATCTTCCTCATGGGCATCTACAATCACCCACCaccactgcccttctctggagacCCCTTCGACTACCGGGAGGAGAACAAGCGCTACATATAG